The following coding sequences are from one uncultured Bacteroides sp. window:
- a CDS encoding polysaccharide pyruvyl transferase family protein, with the protein MKIGILTLSLHTNYGGILQAYALQTVLKRMGHDVILFGQDHIDQGHKRYCPSSLIFYPSYYYWWLKYRVKKVCSIGKEVRIDRFLMKSRKTNRFIKKYIDYQIIDRWDEIQKSHFDAIVAGSDQIWRPLYFEEIENAYLAFAEHWNIKRVAYAASFGTNRWEYTDKQTLRCADLIQKFDAVSVREASAVGLCRQYFNLQSVQHLLDPTMLLAMSDYLRFISPTYSNKQMKQLTTYILDMDQDKQSILNDLTHVESFECRNVGEEMVAFKEKETSPSLESWIQGLYEADLVFTDSFHGCVFSILFHKAFIVFPNERRGIDRFDSLLQLFGLELRSVTSFKEYKERRFLPIDWDRIDKLLNEKREQSFSFLKKALS; encoded by the coding sequence ATGAAAATAGGTATTTTAACATTATCGCTTCATACCAATTATGGTGGAATTCTTCAGGCTTATGCTCTTCAAACAGTACTAAAGCGGATGGGGCATGATGTCATCTTATTCGGTCAAGATCATATAGATCAAGGTCATAAAAGGTATTGCCCTTCTTCTCTAATATTTTACCCTTCTTACTATTATTGGTGGTTAAAATATAGAGTAAAGAAAGTCTGTTCCATTGGCAAAGAAGTACGGATCGATAGATTCTTGATGAAGTCTAGAAAAACGAATCGGTTTATTAAAAAGTATATTGATTATCAAATAATAGATCGATGGGACGAGATACAGAAATCACATTTTGATGCTATTGTTGCAGGGAGTGATCAAATATGGAGACCTCTATATTTTGAGGAGATAGAAAATGCTTATTTGGCTTTTGCAGAACACTGGAATATTAAGAGAGTGGCTTATGCAGCGTCATTTGGTACAAATAGATGGGAATATACTGATAAACAAACACTACGATGTGCCGATTTGATACAAAAATTTGATGCTGTATCGGTTCGTGAAGCATCAGCTGTAGGTTTGTGTCGTCAATATTTCAACTTACAATCTGTACAACATCTGTTAGATCCTACTATGTTGCTAGCTATGTCCGATTATTTAAGGTTTATAAGCCCTACATATTCTAATAAACAAATGAAGCAACTAACAACATATATATTAGATATGGATCAAGATAAGCAATCGATTCTAAATGATCTAACTCATGTAGAAAGTTTTGAATGTAGAAATGTGGGGGAGGAAATGGTTGCGTTTAAAGAAAAAGAAACATCCCCTTCTTTGGAATCTTGGATTCAGGGCCTCTATGAAGCTGATTTAGTTTTTACAGATTCTTTTCATGGTTGTGTTTTTTCTATTCTATTTCATAAAGCTTTTATCGTTTTTCCTAATGAAAGGCGAGGCATAGATCGGTTTGATTCTTTGCTACAATTATTTGGCTTAGAATTGAGATCAGTGACTTCCTTCAAAGAGTATAAAGAAAGACGTTTTCTTCCAATAGATTGGGACAGGATAGATAAACTATTAAATGAAAAAAGAGAACAGTCATTTTCTTTTTTAAAAAAGGCATTGTCATGA
- a CDS encoding Coenzyme F420 hydrogenase/dehydrogenase, beta subunit C-terminal domain, producing the protein MRENQIDILNQVIEQELCTGCGLCTVQNSQPVFPMKWDKKGFLIPSLVGMKEIPDLCTKVCPFNPFPDKEVRTENELADLFLTNTPNDHPQIGHYFNTYAGYSDTYRLTSSSGGIAYLIANLLNEQVVDAVFVVKESSSQYAHYEYGIIHTIEEAVSASKTKYYPVTLADVMKELPNIKGKVAIVGVACFIKAIRLHQYYHPELKEKIAFLIGIICGGMKSRFFAEYLAGKAGVDTRQFFHPQFRIKNTSSAASDYSYACTDLKGESHNVRMYSVGDMWGTGMFKNNACDFCDDVTTELADISLGDAWMNPYKYKLDGKGTNVIVTRSKLAENIIQKGILSGDLKISPLSLDIFLASQQGRFNHRHKAMGYRIRKVKKKNILIPPKRYEKEKIPIEFQWVQNWRMKIRKQSLDAWNERISSNAFDLRLCNSLSWLR; encoded by the coding sequence ATGAGAGAAAACCAGATTGATATATTAAATCAAGTGATTGAGCAAGAACTTTGTACTGGATGTGGACTTTGTACTGTTCAGAATTCTCAGCCGGTTTTCCCTATGAAATGGGATAAAAAAGGTTTTTTGATTCCTTCATTAGTAGGAATGAAGGAGATTCCGGATTTATGTACCAAAGTTTGTCCATTTAATCCCTTTCCTGATAAGGAAGTGAGAACAGAAAATGAATTGGCAGATCTTTTTTTGACGAATACCCCTAATGATCATCCCCAAATTGGGCATTACTTTAATACTTATGCGGGTTATTCGGATACGTACAGATTAACTTCTTCTTCGGGTGGAATAGCTTATCTTATTGCAAACTTGCTAAATGAACAGGTTGTGGACGCTGTTTTTGTAGTAAAAGAAAGCTCTAGTCAATATGCACATTATGAATATGGAATTATTCATACAATAGAAGAAGCCGTTTCTGCATCTAAAACCAAATATTATCCTGTAACTCTGGCTGATGTTATGAAAGAGTTACCCAATATAAAAGGAAAAGTAGCTATTGTAGGAGTCGCTTGCTTTATCAAAGCAATTCGTTTGCACCAATATTATCATCCCGAATTGAAAGAAAAGATTGCTTTTCTGATTGGTATTATTTGTGGAGGAATGAAAAGCCGTTTTTTTGCAGAATATCTGGCGGGTAAAGCAGGAGTAGATACCAGACAATTCTTTCATCCTCAATTTCGAATAAAAAATACTTCTAGTGCAGCATCCGATTATTCTTATGCTTGTACAGATTTGAAGGGTGAATCTCATAATGTAAGAATGTATTCAGTAGGCGATATGTGGGGAACAGGGATGTTTAAAAACAATGCCTGTGATTTTTGTGATGATGTGACTACTGAACTTGCGGATATCTCGCTGGGAGATGCTTGGATGAATCCGTATAAATATAAATTAGATGGAAAAGGCACTAATGTTATTGTCACAAGATCAAAACTAGCAGAGAACATCATACAAAAGGGGATTCTTTCAGGAGATTTAAAGATTTCTCCCCTCTCTTTGGATATTTTTCTTGCATCTCAACAAGGTCGTTTCAATCATCGTCACAAAGCGATGGGATATCGAATACGGAAGGTTAAGAAAAAGAATATTCTAATTCCTCCCAAAAGATATGAGAAAGAGAAAATACCCATAGAATTTCAATGGGTTCAGAATTGGAGAATGAAAATTAGGAAACAAAGTCTAGATGCTTGGAATGAGAGAATAAGTTCTAATGCATTTGATTTGAGGTTATGTAATAGTCTCTCTTGGTTGAGATGA
- a CDS encoding lipopolysaccharide biosynthesis protein → MLIGLYTSRVVLNTLGVQDFGIYNVVGGVMAMFGIANTAMAFSTIRFLTFELGAGNLEKLKVVFSQSLLIHGMIALGVCALAETLGLWFLKTQMQIPLFRMEAAQWVFHCSVAVSFLSMINVPYNASIIAHEKMGVFANLSLLDISLKLGVVFLLESISYDKLKLYAVLLLIVQVIMRCIYMLYCSRAFEEVRMKFLWNKNVFKEMSSFAGWSLFGDAAAMMFTEGVNILLNILFGTVVNAARGIAIQVQRVFTRFISNFQMALNPQITKTYAANDLEYMHKLIYASSKYSFFLLLFLSLPAFIETKSLLYWWLKIVPDYTIIFVRIMILISFIDCLANPLIISAKATGHIKVYQSVLGTLLLLIVPLAYLALKLGYPPESVFIIHLAMAIIGHAVRVVLVRSMILLSLRDYFKKVIIRSGLVFCFAPLLPFLCYYVLPNMLFRFILVCLSSFFSVIVLVYLWGMDKQEKNILYNIIVNKYRKIIS, encoded by the coding sequence ATGTTGATAGGTTTATACACTTCAAGAGTTGTATTAAATACTTTGGGGGTTCAAGACTTCGGTATTTACAACGTTGTTGGTGGGGTTATGGCTATGTTCGGAATAGCAAATACTGCTATGGCTTTTTCTACTATAAGGTTTTTGACATTTGAATTAGGAGCCGGAAATTTGGAAAAGCTTAAAGTTGTTTTTAGCCAAAGTCTTTTAATACACGGAATGATTGCTTTAGGAGTCTGCGCTTTAGCAGAAACTTTAGGTCTCTGGTTTTTGAAAACACAAATGCAAATACCTTTATTCAGAATGGAAGCGGCTCAATGGGTTTTTCATTGTTCTGTAGCAGTCTCTTTTCTGAGCATGATTAATGTACCATACAATGCATCTATTATTGCTCATGAAAAGATGGGAGTATTTGCCAATCTTTCACTTCTTGATATTTCTTTAAAATTAGGTGTCGTTTTTTTATTAGAGTCTATATCGTATGACAAGTTAAAACTTTATGCAGTTCTATTATTAATTGTGCAAGTGATAATGCGATGTATTTATATGTTATACTGCTCTCGAGCTTTTGAAGAAGTGCGAATGAAGTTTTTGTGGAATAAAAATGTTTTTAAAGAAATGAGTTCTTTTGCCGGTTGGAGCTTGTTTGGTGATGCAGCCGCTATGATGTTTACCGAGGGGGTGAATATTCTTCTTAATATTTTATTTGGGACTGTCGTGAATGCAGCACGAGGAATTGCGATTCAAGTGCAAAGAGTCTTTACACGATTCATCTCTAATTTTCAGATGGCATTAAATCCACAAATTACAAAAACGTATGCGGCCAATGATTTAGAATATATGCATAAGCTTATTTATGCCAGTTCTAAGTATTCTTTTTTCTTACTTTTGTTTTTGTCATTACCTGCATTTATTGAAACTAAGAGCCTACTATATTGGTGGCTAAAAATAGTACCGGACTATACAATCATATTTGTACGGATCATGATTTTGATCTCGTTTATTGATTGCTTAGCCAATCCGTTGATTATATCAGCAAAGGCTACCGGTCACATTAAAGTGTATCAATCTGTCTTGGGCACTTTATTATTATTAATTGTGCCTTTAGCGTATCTTGCTTTGAAGTTGGGGTATCCTCCGGAGTCCGTATTTATTATTCATTTAGCAATGGCTATTATTGGTCATGCTGTTCGTGTTGTATTGGTACGATCAATGATATTGCTTTCATTACGGGACTACTTTAAAAAGGTCATAATAAGATCTGGTTTAGTATTTTGTTTTGCACCTCTACTGCCTTTTTTATGCTATTACGTTTTGCCCAATATGCTTTTTCGTTTTATTCTAGTATGCCTTTCTTCTTTCTTCTCTGTAATCGTTTTGGTTTATTTATGGGGAATGGATAAGCAAGAAAAAAATATCTTATATAATATTATTGTCAATAAATATAGAAAAATAATTTCGTAA
- a CDS encoding NAD-dependent epimerase/dehydratase family protein, with protein sequence MKITIIGGSGFVGTRLIDSLVELSDVQLQNIDKQQSVKYPLLTQLCNVLDVDRLTTLLVDTDVVVLLAAEHKDNVTPKSLYYDVNVGGMRNTLIAMERNGITRLIFTSSVAVYGLNKNNPSESTSPDPFNDYGRSKWEAECISQAWYTKHSDWNINIVRPTVIFGENNRGNVYNLLNQIASGNFLMIGNGENHKSMAYVGNVVAFIAFLIREKRVGYNVFNYVDKPDFTMNDLVYHTGDVLKKHIPTTHFPYWLGMMGGYCFDVLSKISRKKLPVSSVRVKKFCAVTQFDSSKAMSSGFQPVYILEEGLRRTLQYEFAKVYID encoded by the coding sequence ATGAAAATTACAATAATAGGAGGATCCGGTTTTGTTGGTACTCGCCTTATTGATTCTTTAGTCGAATTGTCTGATGTACAATTGCAAAATATTGATAAACAGCAAAGTGTGAAATATCCTCTGCTAACACAGCTATGTAATGTTCTAGATGTAGATAGATTAACAACCTTATTGGTCGATACAGATGTTGTTGTTTTACTTGCCGCCGAGCATAAGGATAATGTTACACCCAAGTCGCTTTATTATGATGTGAATGTTGGAGGAATGCGTAATACTCTGATAGCTATGGAGAGAAATGGAATTACTCGGTTAATTTTTACCAGTTCAGTTGCAGTTTATGGCTTAAATAAGAATAATCCTTCTGAGTCAACTTCGCCCGATCCATTTAATGATTATGGACGTAGTAAATGGGAAGCTGAATGTATCTCACAAGCGTGGTATACAAAGCATTCGGATTGGAATATTAACATCGTCAGACCTACAGTGATATTTGGAGAGAATAATAGAGGTAATGTGTATAATCTTTTAAATCAAATCGCTTCTGGAAATTTTTTAATGATAGGTAATGGGGAGAATCATAAGTCAATGGCTTATGTTGGTAATGTAGTCGCTTTTATCGCTTTTCTTATTCGTGAGAAAAGAGTAGGATATAATGTCTTTAACTATGTCGATAAGCCCGATTTCACAATGAATGATCTAGTATATCATACGGGAGATGTTTTGAAGAAGCATATTCCCACAACTCATTTCCCTTATTGGTTGGGAATGATGGGCGGGTATTGTTTTGATGTTTTGAGTAAAATTTCAAGAAAAAAATTACCTGTAAGTTCTGTGCGTGTTAAAAAATTCTGTGCAGTAACTCAATTTGACTCTTCTAAAGCAATGTCTTCTGGTTTTCAACCAGTCTATATCTTGGAAGAGGGTCTGAGACGAACTTTACAATATGAATTTGCAAAAGTATATATAGATTAA
- a CDS encoding MraY family glycosyltransferase yields MGRIIIPYIFLIAFRKRLFDSIDVRKKHSGIIPRLGGVVFFPIQCYLLILSFFCVYKFGLASLCSNVYVVLPQFLLLICGLILLFTIGIADDLIGVNYRWKFVTQVIAASLFPISNLWINDLYGLLGVTTLPAWFGMPLTVFIVVFIINAVNLMDGIDGLCSGMIAIGCLFLGSLFIYNNAWLHAFLAFITTGILLPFFYYNVFGRSKGKRRIFMGDTGSLTLGLSISFLVISYAMSDTYIKPFSSDAIIVAFATLVVPMFDVIRVIFVRIKSHKSPFLPDRNHIHHKLMRLGISHHVTMILILLMVSFFCLLNIISVKYMDSNIVFLLDLSIWIIFNLCLDKIEEVKLIKMNKQKI; encoded by the coding sequence ATGGGACGAATTATTATCCCATATATCTTTCTTATTGCTTTTCGTAAGCGTTTGTTCGATTCTATTGATGTGCGTAAAAAGCACTCTGGAATTATTCCTCGTTTAGGAGGAGTGGTTTTTTTCCCAATACAATGTTACTTATTAATATTATCTTTCTTTTGTGTGTATAAATTTGGATTGGCATCTTTATGTTCAAATGTTTATGTTGTTTTGCCTCAATTTTTGTTGTTAATATGTGGGTTAATTCTCTTGTTTACAATTGGGATAGCGGATGATTTGATTGGGGTTAACTACCGCTGGAAGTTTGTTACTCAGGTTATAGCAGCTTCACTTTTTCCTATTTCAAATCTTTGGATTAATGATTTATATGGCTTATTGGGAGTGACCACTTTGCCTGCATGGTTCGGTATGCCATTGACTGTCTTCATTGTTGTCTTCATAATCAATGCGGTGAATTTAATGGATGGTATAGATGGGCTTTGCTCCGGAATGATAGCTATAGGTTGCCTATTTCTTGGTAGTTTATTCATCTATAATAATGCTTGGCTACATGCCTTTTTAGCTTTTATAACTACTGGTATACTTCTTCCTTTTTTTTATTACAATGTGTTTGGGAGGTCGAAGGGTAAGCGTCGTATTTTTATGGGAGACACAGGCAGCCTAACATTGGGATTATCAATCTCCTTTTTAGTTATTAGTTACGCCATGTCCGATACCTATATAAAACCTTTCTCTAGTGATGCTATTATTGTTGCATTTGCTACTTTAGTAGTTCCTATGTTTGATGTCATACGCGTGATTTTTGTTCGCATCAAATCTCATAAATCTCCGTTTTTGCCAGATCGTAATCATATACACCATAAGCTGATGAGGCTTGGCATTTCTCATCATGTTACAATGATTCTAATATTGCTCATGGTCTCTTTCTTTTGCCTCTTAAATATTATTTCTGTAAAATATATGGATAGCAATATTGTTTTCTTATTGGATTTGTCAATATGGATTATTTTTAATTTATGTCTTGATAAGATAGAAGAGGTTAAGCTCATTAAGATGAATAAACAAAAAATATAA
- a CDS encoding HU family DNA-binding protein, with protein MSDIVNKNSFARELAKRLNCTNSLAKTFIKEYNDLIADKIQEGCAVKIQYFGVFSPYMRPERIGRNPQTGDRCKISTKTTMKFRSSKYFLEKINNKK; from the coding sequence ATGAGTGATATAGTGAATAAAAATTCTTTTGCACGAGAATTAGCAAAGCGCCTTAATTGTACCAATTCATTGGCGAAAACATTTATTAAAGAATACAATGATCTGATTGCTGATAAAATACAGGAAGGATGTGCTGTGAAAATACAATATTTCGGAGTCTTTTCACCTTACATGCGCCCTGAACGTATAGGACGAAATCCACAAACAGGGGATCGATGCAAGATATCAACGAAAACCACTATGAAATTTAGGTCTAGTAAATATTTTTTGGAAAAAATAAATAATAAAAAGTGA
- a CDS encoding site-specific integrase → MKGSNLLKAFTTKLCSELLASGRHATARSYESALKRLLLFTKRDEISFSDLNLSLLMEYEQHLLAEGCKRNTISLYMRMLRSICNQAKSRIKAEIPSGLFDYVFTGTETCYKRAVTPRIIHKLYECELNGTFLYLNFAKDLFLLSFYLRGIPFVDLAHLRKSDIRGNVLTYNRSKTGSQLIVTLEPCALAILRKYALKVQNSPYLLPIITRIGEDEYKQYQSALRLYNMHLRKLSKLLGLKKNLTSYVARHSWATAAYHKGVPVSVISESLGHSSEKVTYNYLASFDNRTLKRANQKVLALVFSSSTGGSHKLNGRLKINIRDEMKPELGYESSF, encoded by the coding sequence ATGAAAGGATCTAATTTATTAAAAGCGTTTACGACAAAATTGTGTTCTGAATTATTGGCTTCTGGAAGACATGCTACAGCCCGTTCTTATGAAAGTGCCTTGAAGCGCTTACTTTTATTTACTAAACGAGATGAAATAAGCTTTTCGGATTTGAATCTTTCTTTATTAATGGAGTACGAACAGCACTTGTTGGCAGAAGGCTGTAAACGCAATACGATTTCTTTATATATGCGTATGTTACGTTCTATTTGTAATCAAGCTAAAAGTCGTATTAAGGCAGAAATTCCTTCTGGTCTGTTTGATTATGTTTTTACTGGTACTGAGACTTGTTATAAACGTGCCGTTACACCCCGCATCATTCATAAATTGTATGAATGTGAGTTGAATGGTACTTTTTTGTATTTGAATTTTGCTAAAGATCTTTTCTTGCTTTCTTTTTATCTTCGGGGTATTCCTTTTGTAGATCTTGCTCATCTTCGTAAAAGTGACATACGAGGAAATGTTCTCACTTACAATCGAAGTAAAACTGGAAGCCAGTTGATTGTTACTTTGGAGCCTTGTGCATTAGCCATTCTTCGTAAGTACGCTTTGAAGGTACAAAATTCTCCCTATTTATTGCCTATCATTACACGTATTGGTGAAGATGAATACAAACAATATCAGAGTGCACTTAGATTATATAATATGCATTTGCGTAAATTATCTAAGTTGTTAGGTTTGAAAAAAAATCTGACTTCGTATGTGGCTCGTCATTCTTGGGCCACAGCTGCTTATCATAAAGGTGTACCTGTTTCGGTTATTAGTGAGTCTTTGGGCCATTCTTCGGAGAAAGTTACTTATAATTATCTTGCTTCTTTTGATAATCGTACGCTTAAGCGAGCTAATCAGAAAGTCTTGGCTCTTGTTTTTTCTTCATCTACAGGAGGTAGTCATAAATTGAATGGAAGATTAAAAATAAATATAAGGGATGAAATGAAACCCGAATTGGGGTACGAAAGTTCTTTTTAA
- a CDS encoding polyprenol monophosphomannose synthase: MQTSDSIVIIPTYNERENIESIIRAVFNLEKVFHILVIEDGSPDGTAEIVKDLQKEFPERLFMMERRGKLGLGTAYITGFKWALKHDYEYVFEMDADFSHNPSDLPRLYKACYEDGADVAIGSRYVSGVNVVNWPMGRVLMSYFASKYVRTITGIPVHDTTAGFKCYRRQVLETIDLDAIRFKGYAFQIEMKFTAFKYGFHITEVPVIFINRELGTSKMDSSIFGEAVFGVIKLKLSSLFCKYPQKK, encoded by the coding sequence ATGCAAACATCGGACAGCATTGTAATTATCCCCACTTACAATGAACGGGAGAATATTGAAAGTATTATTCGTGCCGTTTTCAATCTTGAAAAAGTTTTTCATATTCTTGTAATAGAAGACGGCTCTCCGGATGGAACAGCTGAGATTGTAAAAGATCTTCAAAAAGAATTCCCCGAACGACTATTTATGATGGAAAGAAGAGGTAAGTTGGGCTTAGGAACAGCTTACATTACGGGATTCAAATGGGCATTGAAACATGACTACGAATATGTCTTTGAGATGGATGCCGATTTTTCTCATAATCCTAGCGATTTACCACGACTTTATAAAGCATGTTATGAAGATGGAGCAGATGTAGCAATCGGTTCACGTTACGTAAGTGGAGTAAATGTTGTTAATTGGCCTATGGGACGTGTATTAATGTCATATTTTGCTTCAAAGTATGTTCGCACTATCACAGGAATTCCTGTACATGATACCACAGCCGGATTTAAATGTTACCGTCGGCAAGTGCTAGAAACAATTGATCTTGATGCTATTCGCTTCAAGGGCTATGCTTTCCAAATCGAAATGAAATTTACAGCTTTTAAATACGGCTTCCATATAACAGAAGTTCCTGTTATTTTCATAAATAGAGAATTAGGAACATCCAAGATGGACAGTAGTATCTTTGGAGAAGCCGTTTTTGGAGTTATTAAATTAAAATTAAGCAGTTTATTCTGTAAATATCCTCAAAAAAAATGA
- a CDS encoding dihydroorotase, whose product MKRTLIKNAIIVNEGKSIKGSVIIENEKIAEIITSEKDSNITCEEVIDATGCYLLPGIIDDHVHFRDPGLTHKADISTESAAAAAGGVTSIMDMPNTSPLVVNLDTLNAKFDLMAEKSTVNYSCYFGATNHNYSEFPKLDPHKVCGIKLFMGSSTGDMLVARMNSLLNIFGGTDLLIAAHCENPDIIKANTERYKKKYSEAQEIPIHHHKDIRSTPACYESSKLAVKLAQKANARLHVLHISTKRELALFENKPLVEKRITAEACVPHLLFMSVDYKREGARIKCNPAIKCERNRDHIREALNTGLIDVIATDHAPHLLTEKEGGALKAASGMPMIQFSLVSMLQLVDEGVFTIEKMVEKMCHAPAIIYDINQRGFIRQGYQADLVLVKPNSRWQLTKEMILSKCQWSPLEGNVFNWKVEKTFANGHLIYSGGEIDNEYRGQQLRFR is encoded by the coding sequence ATGAAACGTACACTTATAAAAAATGCTATAATTGTAAATGAAGGCAAAAGCATAAAAGGCTCTGTCATCATTGAAAATGAAAAAATAGCGGAAATAATTACCTCTGAAAAAGATAGTAATATTACCTGTGAAGAAGTTATTGATGCAACAGGATGTTATTTATTACCTGGAATCATTGACGATCATGTACACTTCCGCGACCCAGGTCTGACGCATAAAGCCGACATATCAACAGAAAGTGCGGCAGCAGCAGCTGGTGGAGTAACTTCCATTATGGACATGCCTAATACGAGTCCTCTTGTTGTCAATTTAGATACCTTAAATGCTAAGTTTGATCTCATGGCAGAGAAATCTACAGTAAACTATTCTTGCTACTTTGGAGCAACGAATCATAATTACAGTGAATTTCCAAAACTTGATCCTCATAAAGTATGTGGGATTAAATTATTTATGGGTTCTAGCACAGGAGATATGTTAGTAGCACGCATGAACAGCCTCTTAAACATTTTTGGTGGAACAGATTTACTGATTGCTGCTCACTGTGAAAATCCCGATATAATAAAAGCTAATACCGAGAGATACAAAAAAAAATATAGTGAAGCTCAGGAAATTCCTATCCATCACCACAAAGATATCCGATCAACGCCAGCTTGTTATGAGTCCTCCAAGTTAGCTGTCAAATTAGCTCAAAAAGCAAATGCTCGTCTGCATGTACTCCACATCTCAACAAAAAGGGAACTTGCGTTGTTTGAGAATAAACCTTTGGTTGAAAAAAGAATCACAGCCGAAGCTTGTGTTCCACATCTCTTATTCATGTCAGTAGATTACAAAAGAGAGGGTGCAAGAATCAAATGTAATCCTGCCATCAAATGCGAAAGGAATAGAGACCATATAAGAGAAGCTCTGAATACCGGATTGATAGATGTTATAGCAACTGACCATGCCCCTCATTTGCTAACAGAAAAAGAAGGCGGTGCATTAAAAGCTGCATCTGGAATGCCTATGATACAGTTTTCACTGGTTAGCATGCTTCAACTCGTTGATGAAGGTGTATTCACCATCGAAAAAATGGTAGAGAAAATGTGCCATGCGCCAGCCATCATTTATGATATTAACCAACGAGGGTTTATTCGCCAGGGATATCAAGCCGATCTTGTGTTAGTAAAACCAAATTCAAGATGGCAACTAACTAAAGAGATGATTTTAAGTAAATGTCAATGGAGCCCTTTAGAAGGGAATGTTTTCAACTGGAAAGTAGAAAAGACTTTTGCTAACGGTCACTTGATCTATTCTGGAGGAGAGATAGACAATGAATACCGAGGACAACAATTAAGATTTAGATGA
- a CDS encoding vitamin B12 dependent-methionine synthase activation domain-containing protein codes for MIITYKIHQVASYINWIYFFHAWGFQPRYAAIADLHGCDSCRASWLTSFPEDEREKASEAMQLFKEANRMLDELDEDFEVNTLFKLCPANGDGDNLIIDGKIFPLLRQQTKKKDNSPFLCLSDFVRPLSGGITDTVGAFAACIDADMEGLYEKDPYKHLLVQTLSDRLAEAATEKMHEYVRKEAWGYAKEENLSMKDLLVEKYQGIRPAVGYPSLPDQSINFLLNDVLDMSQIGISLTENGAMNPHASVCGLMFAHPASHYFTVGKIGQDQLADYATRRGMSIEKTKKFLAANL; via the coding sequence ATGATAATAACTTATAAAATACACCAAGTAGCTTCTTATATAAACTGGATCTACTTTTTCCACGCATGGGGATTTCAACCCAGGTATGCTGCTATAGCCGATCTTCACGGATGTGACTCTTGCCGTGCCTCATGGTTAACCTCATTTCCTGAAGACGAAAGAGAAAAAGCTTCTGAAGCTATGCAGCTTTTTAAAGAAGCTAACCGCATGCTCGACGAACTTGATGAAGATTTTGAAGTCAATACTTTATTTAAACTTTGTCCTGCAAATGGAGACGGAGACAATTTAATTATTGACGGAAAAATATTCCCTCTTTTACGCCAGCAAACCAAAAAAAAAGACAATAGCCCTTTTCTGTGCTTAAGTGACTTTGTACGCCCACTATCAGGTGGAATCACAGATACTGTAGGTGCTTTTGCTGCTTGTATTGATGCAGATATGGAAGGCTTGTATGAAAAAGACCCGTATAAACATCTTTTAGTACAAACGTTATCCGATCGCTTAGCCGAAGCAGCAACAGAAAAAATGCATGAATATGTACGAAAAGAAGCTTGGGGATATGCCAAAGAGGAAAACTTATCAATGAAAGATCTACTTGTTGAAAAGTATCAAGGCATACGTCCTGCTGTAGGCTACCCTTCTCTACCTGACCAATCTATTAATTTTCTACTTAACGATGTCCTTGATATGAGTCAGATAGGCATTAGCTTAACAGAAAATGGAGCAATGAATCCTCATGCCTCTGTCTGTGGCTTAATGTTTGCACATCCGGCTTCCCACTATTTTACAGTAGGGAAAATAGGTCAAGATCAACTAGCAGATTATGCTACTAGAAGGGGAATGAGTATTGAAAAAACGAAAAAATTTCTTGCCGCAAATTTATAA